The following proteins are encoded in a genomic region of Kosakonia oryzae:
- a CDS encoding glutathione peroxidase has protein sequence MAPFHQLTATSLDGQLISMADYAGKVVLVVNTASLCGFTPQYGGLEALYQKYAARGLVVLGFPCNQFGKQEPGGAEEIAQTCHINYGVSFPMFGKVEVNGAAAHPVFRYLKSELPGVLGGRIKWNFTKFLIGRDGKPLKRFAPFTTPEKMEATILAALEI, from the coding sequence ATGGCTCCCTTTCATCAACTTACCGCCACCAGTCTGGACGGCCAGCTTATCTCTATGGCCGACTATGCGGGTAAGGTGGTTCTGGTCGTGAATACCGCCAGCCTCTGTGGCTTCACGCCACAATACGGCGGCCTGGAAGCGCTCTACCAGAAATACGCCGCCCGAGGTTTGGTGGTGCTGGGTTTCCCCTGCAACCAGTTCGGTAAGCAGGAACCCGGCGGTGCCGAGGAAATCGCCCAGACCTGCCACATTAACTACGGTGTCAGCTTTCCGATGTTCGGGAAGGTCGAGGTCAACGGAGCCGCAGCGCACCCGGTGTTTCGTTATCTGAAAAGCGAATTACCCGGCGTGCTGGGTGGGCGAATCAAGTGGAACTTCACTAAGTTTCTGATCGGACGCGACGGTAAACCGCTCAAGCGTTTTGCTCCCTTCACCACCCCGGAGAAAATGGAAGCCACAATCCTTGCGGCACTTGAAATCTAA
- a CDS encoding tetratricopeptide repeat protein has product MNLFSFLPSAMIQRLLPVVFVLLTTPVFAAGDDNTNSKTPDCPTGQVYDSTTKQCVPEKTSQLSDKDKTSYAYHLAKKGEYQAALDLLNTLKNGDTAEAWNYRGYATRKLGRTDEGIGYYQRSIALDPTYAKVREYLGEAWLVKGRPDLAKAQLETIATLCGHSCEEYKDLQAAIDGHPES; this is encoded by the coding sequence ATGAACCTGTTTTCGTTTTTACCTTCCGCAATGATTCAACGTCTGCTGCCGGTGGTGTTTGTTCTGCTCACCACGCCGGTTTTTGCCGCAGGTGACGATAATACCAACAGCAAAACGCCGGATTGTCCCACCGGGCAGGTGTATGACAGCACGACAAAACAGTGCGTCCCTGAGAAAACAAGCCAGCTCAGTGATAAAGATAAAACCAGTTATGCTTATCATCTGGCAAAAAAAGGGGAGTACCAGGCAGCTCTGGATCTGCTTAACACGCTGAAAAATGGTGATACTGCCGAGGCCTGGAATTACCGGGGCTATGCCACGCGTAAGCTGGGCCGTACTGATGAAGGTATCGGCTATTACCAGCGTTCCATAGCACTCGATCCGACCTATGCCAAAGTACGTGAATACCTTGGTGAAGCATGGCTGGTGAAAGGGCGTCCTGACCTGGCAAAAGCGCAACTGGAAACCATCGCCACACTTTGCGGCCATAGTTGCGAAGAGTACAAGGATCTGCAGGCTGCTATCGACGGCCATCCTGAATCCTGA
- a CDS encoding sigma-70 family RNA polymerase sigma factor — MTRLWRYGLVLSRNREVAEELVQSTCVRALEKSAQFTPGTRIDSWLFTILHSIWISEVRSRRVRLGQGFVESDELLAPDTHEQDEARLHYAKIMQYVSALPEAQRNAVFLVYVEGFTYQEAADTLSVPIGTIMSRLATARAKIAQLIHTPHPVQEKRY, encoded by the coding sequence CTGACACGCCTGTGGCGCTATGGGCTGGTTCTGTCGCGTAACCGCGAGGTTGCCGAAGAACTGGTGCAGTCTACCTGTGTCCGCGCGCTTGAAAAAAGCGCGCAGTTCACCCCCGGCACACGCATTGACAGTTGGTTATTCACTATTCTGCATTCCATCTGGATTTCAGAGGTGCGTTCCCGCCGGGTGCGGCTGGGGCAGGGGTTCGTCGAAAGCGATGAATTACTGGCGCCGGATACGCATGAACAGGATGAGGCGCGCCTGCACTATGCGAAAATTATGCAGTACGTGAGCGCTCTGCCGGAAGCACAACGCAATGCGGTATTTTTAGTCTATGTTGAAGGTTTTACCTATCAGGAGGCGGCAGATACATTGTCTGTCCCGATTGGCACGATCATGAGCCGGCTGGCTACGGCAAGGGCGAAAATCGCCCAGCTGATTCACACGCCGCATCCTGTACAGGAGAAGCGATATTGA